Below is a window of Mycobacterium dioxanotrophicus DNA.
TCTATGTCCCCGGGCTCAAGACGCTCTTCCCGCTGCTCCCCCGCAAGGTGCAGATTCTGCCCATCTTCGCGCCGAACGGGATTCTCGGCTTCCAGGGCTTCATCCCGTGCCGGGCGGAGAAGATGGCCAGCCTGATCGTCGACATGTCGATAGCCCGCATCGGCGGCATCGCCGACTTCTATCAACAGCTCGAGCCGGACAAGATGGCCGAGCAGATGGCCCGCGAAGCACGGCCGCACATCCGCCGCATAGCCGGTGATGTCATCAACAGCAACCACCGATGGCTGTGGGACGCGCTGCCCGCGCCCGCCCAGGACAGCGTGATCGCCACGATCGACGCCCGGGTTCCGGCGATCTCGCAGCGCGCCTTTGCCCGCGTCGGCGACCACATCGACGATCTGCTCAACGTCAAGCTGATGACGGTCAACCATCTGCGCCGGAATCCGGCTGTGCTGAGCGACATCTTCAAGGGGATGGGTGCCCCGGAGTTGCGCTTCATGGTCAAGATCGGGGCGCTCGGGTTCCTCTTCGGAATCCCACTCGCGTTGTACCTCAACTGGGTTCACGAAGCCCACCCGCCAATTCTCAGCGCCGTCCCGTCCTGGTTGGTGGTGCTCGCCGGCGCCGCCATCATCGGCGTGGTGGTCAACATTCTGGCCATCAAGATCGTGTTCGAGCCGGGTGACCCGCAGCCCCGCTACAAATACCTCTGGAAGCAGGGCATCTTCCCGAAGCGCCAGTACGAGGCTGCTGCGCAAGTGGCGACAATGATGTCCGAGAAGGTACTCACCGTAACGAATTTCACGCGCGAGCTGCTGTTCGGCGCCAGCGGTGACAAGACCGCGTCCTATCTCGCCGAAGTGGTGGCCGAGGAAGTGGACCAGATTTTCACTCCGCTGGCGGTGAGCGTCGGGCGGACATTGCGGGTGGTCGACTGGGACGATCTGGAACGCAAGGTGAGCCAGGAGATCGTCGACCTGGCCCCGGAGGTGTTCTACTCCGAGGAGTTCAACGACGAGAAGGCCAAGAAGATCGCGGACTTCGCCACCACGAAGTTCCGTGAGCTGCCTCCCGCCGAGTTCAGCGAAATGCTCTATGCGGCAATCGAACAGGACGCGTGGCTGCTCTATGTGCACGGCGGCTTGCTGGGCGTGCTGGTGGGCGCGGTCCACCTGCTGCTGTTCGGCTGGTGACGCGTCAGTCCTTGTGCCGCAACGCCGGCGGTCCCTTGCCGATGATCTTGTCCTGCCGACCGTCGGTGTCCCAGCCACCCGCGTGATAGCCCTCGGTGTCGAAACAGACGTCGATGAACTGCTCACCGAACGGCGTCAGCCGCAGACTGCGGTAGATGGTCACGGCCTTCGGCACACTTTCGATGGCATGCACCGCTGCGGGCTGCACCTCCAGAAGCGCATAGCGGCGATAGTCCTCGACCGGTTCCCGGGAGAAGTTCAACAGCCCGAGCCGATGCAGGTTGGCGAAGTAGTGGTGATCGCGGTCGGGCCAGTGGCAGCCCGCCATCTGAGCAACCATCGTGATGCCGCTGGCCAGCAGCACCGAACCGATCTGGAACAGCGTCTTGGTGCGCACATCGATGACGGGCTGGGTGCCCGCGACAGCCATGAAACGCAGGATGCGCGCCTCGTCGGGCAGGAGTTCGTCGATGATGCGCAGGAACGATGGATGCATGTCGCGCCGCTGGCAGTCCGGCTGGTAGGAGATGCGGATCAGCGCGCTACCGCGTTTGCGCAGCGCCGCAGCCGATTCCGCCGATGCCTGGGTGCCGAGCACCCGCCCGAGCGCTTCGGTGACACCTGCCAGTGGCGCTGACGCAAGCTGTCCGGCACCGAGCACGGGCCCCATCGCCACGTTGGCAACCGTGTCCATGGCGTCGGTGACCGGGTTGTTCGGAAGCCCCATGACATTGCCGAGAATCCCAAGCGCACCAAGGGGTTTTACGGACGCGTCAATGTCCTCGCCCTCCGATTTGCGGGTGTGCTCGCCCTCGCCGCGGGGGGCCGATTCGCCGCGCAGCGCACGCGCGACATCGGTCAGCGCGTTGGTCACCACACCGAGCGCATCGTCGGACCGGTCGACACTGTGCCTGCCGTCGACACTGTGCCGCCCCGCGGATGACCGCGGATCGACATTTTTCGTTGCGCCCAAGGCGATCTCACCAAGCGCGCCGAGCAGGCCGAGTGACTGACCGTCGGTCGGCTCCGGCCGCTTGTCCTTCTTCTTTCCCTTATGCCCCATGGGATTCCCGATCAAATGGCAGGTGTCCGACCTTCACCCTAGGACACCGCGGCGAAAGCGTCTGGTGAACCACCATTTTCGGGCGCACCGACTAGCCCGTCGGCCGCCGGGGGAACGTCCCGCCCCGTCGGGCGTCGTCGTGCTGCCCCAGCGCGTAGGTCGCCGTCACGAGCTCGGCGAGCGCACGCGGTTCACTCAGTGACCGGCCGGTGAGCTCGGCGATGCGGTGCAAGCGGTATCTCACGGTGTTGGGGTGGCAGTGCAGCGCCCGCGCCGTCCGCTCGGTCGACCCACCCTCGTCGAAGAACGCCCGCAGCGTCTCCAACAGGCCCTGCCGGTCTTCGACAGGCAGATCCAGCACTGCGCCCAGCACATCCTGGGCCATCCGGCGGCCCTCGTCCGGGTCGCGCGCGACAAGCCCTGCCAATGGGCTGGGACTGAATTCACGAAGGGCCGCGTCCCCTGGCGGGATCTCCGCCAGTGCGGTGCGGGCCAGATGGAACGCCCGCGGCGTGTCGGCCAGCGATCGGTACACCGGGCTGAGCCCGGCCCGCGTGGCGCCCGCCTCGCGGAGCACCCGCAGCATCAACCCGTGCTGATCGTCGCGCAGCGAGATGACGCCGGCGTACAGCGAGGAATTCACGTGCCAGGCCGAGATCATGCCGTGCTCGGCGAGCCGCTTCTCGACGACGGCGCGGCCGTCCTGCGGCGGGCCGGAGGTCTCGACGACGACCACGACGAGGCTGCCGTCCAGCGACAGCCCGAGCATCTTGCCCACCTCCCACGGGCCGCAGTTGAGCACGATCTGCCCGCTGAACAGCGCATCGACCAACGCTGATCGCCGTCGCTCCTGCGCTGCCACGAGCTCGGCCGTCGCGTCGCGATATACCTCGGTGAGCGTCTGGGCCTGTGCGTCGCACAGATGCCACAGCAGGGTCGCGACCTCGGCGAATGCGCCGAGCGAACGCAGGTCCACGGTGCCACGGACCTGGGCCGCCAGGTGGTCCCACAGCATCGTGTTGCCGATCCGGAAGGCCTGCAGCACCTCGGGCAGCGGGGCGCGCTGCCGCGCCCGCGTCCGCCCGGTCTCCCCGGCGGCGCCCAGATGTGCGCTGCGGGCAGGCTCGACCAGCGCGTCGAGCAGTCCACCGAGGTTGCGCGAGATGGATTGCCGCAGCTCGTCGGCCGAGACCACGTCGGCATGCCGGTAGCAGTCGACCTGTTCGCGGATGGCCGTGTACGCGTCGTCGACCAGCCGACCGAGATCCTGTCGAGCCCGCGCGACCAGGTCGTGAACAGCAGAACCGCTCATCGGGCGCATCGGGGTCATTGCATGAAAGGTAATGCCCGCGCTGCTCGAACACACTGGCCGCGAACGACAGTGTCGGGCGTCGGTATCGGCCCCCGAGGACAAACGCCCGGGCCCTTCCCTCCAAAACTTGACACGTGTAAAGTTCGCCGCCATGGACAACATCAGGGGCAAGACCATCGCGATCACCGGCGCCGCCCGCGGTATTGGTTATGCCACCGCCAAGGCCCTGCTGGCCCACGGCGCCCGCGTCGTGATCGGCGACCGGGACGTGGCGCTGCAGGAATCCGCGGTCGTCGAGTTGACCAAACTTGGTCCGGTCTCGGGCTACCCGCTCGACGTCACCGACCGGGAATCCTTCGCCACCTTCCTCGACAAGGCCCGCACCGACGGCGGCGGCCACATCGACGTGCTCATCAACAATGCGGGCGTCATGCCGATCGGTCCGTTCCTCGAGCAGACCGAGCAGTCGATCCGGTCGTCCATCGAGGTCAACGTGTACGGCGTGCTCACCGGCTGCCAGCTCGCGCTGCCGGAGATGGTCAAGCGCCGCAGCGGCCACGTCATCAACATCGCCTCGCTGTCGGGGCTGATCCCGCTGCCCGGACAGGTGGTGTACGTCGGCGCCAAGTACGCGGTCGTCGGGCTGTCCACGGCACTGGCCGACGAGATGGCGCCGCACGGCGTCAACGTGTCGGTGGTGATGCCGCCGTTCACCAACACCGATCTCATCGCAGGCACCAAGTCCAGCGGGCCCATCAAGCCGGTCGAACCCGAGGAGATCGCCGCGGCGATCATCAAGACGCTCAACAAGCCCAAGACCCACGTGTCGGTGCCGCCGCCGCTGCGTTTCACCGCTCAGGCCGCCCAGCTGCTGCCGCCGCGCGGACGCCGTCGGCTCAACAAGGCACTGGGCCTCGACACCGTGTTCCTCGAGTACGACGCCGCCAAGCGCAAGAGCTACGAAGACCGCGCGCAGGCCGCCCAGGGTGTCATCGAGAGCTGAGTTTCTCCGCCGAACAGACAGTGAGGTCCGCGACACGCGGCGTGTCGCGGACCCCCGTGTCTGCTCGCGCTAGTAGGTGATGGACGCTAGTAGGTGATGGGCTCGATCAGGGACGAGGGCTCATCCATCAACGCCCAGAAGCGATCTCGGATAGCCGCGGTGAGCGGGCCGGGCTCACCCTTGCCGATGGGCTCGCCGTCGAGGGTGTTGATCGGAGTGACGCCGCCCGCGGTCGTGACGGCCATGAGCTCGTCGGCCTCGTAGAGCTCGTAACTCGTCACGTCCCGCAGCGTGGCCTCGATGCCCATCTGATCGGCGATCTCGAACACCGTCTTACGGGTGATGCCCGGCAACGCATTTCGCGACGGCGAGGCCAGCTTGCCGTCCTTGACGATGACGACGTTGAAGCCCGGTCCCTCCGCCACGCAATTGTCGGCGTCCATCAGGATGGCGGTGCGGGCGCCGCGGTCCTTGGCCTCGAAACTGGCCGCGGTGAGATCGCCCCACTGGTAGTTCTTGATGGTCGGGTCGACGGTGTTGCGCCCGGCCCGGCGCACGTGGCGCGGTACGACGGCCGTGGTGCCGAAGATCTGCTCGGCAGGCGGGAAGGCCCACAGGTACGGGATGGCGTAGATGTAGACCTGGTGGGTGAGCTTGGTCAAGTCCTTCTCGCCCTTGCGTTTTCCGTATCCGCGGGTGACGGTGAGATTGACGAACGACTCCCGCAGCTGCGACAGCGACACACATTTCTTGGTGATCTCGGCCAGCTCGTCCTTGGAGTAGCCGGCGTCCAGACGCAGCTTGGCCGCGCCGTCGAGCAGCCGGTCGAGGTGGTCGCCGAGCCGGAAGATGTTGCCGTGCCAGACATGTGCGACGGTGTAGGTCAGGTCGGAGTGGCCGAACCCGGTGTCGAAGATCGAGATCTTGGCGTCCTCGGCGGGAATGAACTCTCCCTCGATCCACGCGGCACCGCCCGCGAAGGGGCTCGACTCGTCGAGTTCGTAGTCGCTGTACTGGATTACCGAGCCCGCGGGGGTGGCCTCGCGGATCGCGCCGGGTTCGACGGCGACCAGGTTGGAGGTGCCGGCATCTGTGACTGTCATAGCAATTTCCTTCGGTGTGGAGTTGGCTCTGCCGCCACGGCGCAAAAGTACGAGTGATCGGCGCCGTGACCGCAGACTCAGGCGGTAATCAGGAAGCGTGGGTCTTGACGTAGTCGGCACCGGCGTCGCCGCGGCGCAACCGCGCTTTCAGGCCGGTGGCCCACCAGGCCGCCGCGATGGCCGCGACGCCGAGGAAAACCCATTTGTTGTTGGTGAATTGGGGCAGGAAGAGCAGGGTGACGGCGACTCCGACGAAGATCACCAGGGCTGCGATGTAGAGCGGCAGCCGGAACCGGCCGAGGTCGAACGTGCCGGGTTCGGCGGCGGGAATGGTCCCGCGCCGGTAGCCGACCAGCAGGCCGATGGTCTGCAGGATGTAGACGAAGAAGAACAGCAGCGACGCGATGCCGATGATGTAGTTGAACGCCTCCTCGTTGACCAGGGCGGACAACAGCAGCGCCGCGGACAGGCAGCCCAGCCCGATCACCGCGTAGGTCGGCGTCTTTCGGGTCGGCGAGACGTGCCGCCAGATGTGCGAGAACGGCAGCATGTTGTCGCGGGCCATCGAGTAGGTGAGCCGGGTGGCGACCAGGATGTTGGCCAGCAGGCAGGCCAGGATATTCGTCAAGGCAACGGCGACAACGATTTTCGTCACGACCGGGCCGGCCTGCTGGTTGATGATCTCTTCGATCGGTGCGGCCTGGTTGGCTGCGACCGCACCGGCGTCGCGGATCGCCAGCACGTAGACGATGTACATCAGCAGTTCGATGACGATGGACGTCACCAGTGCGTAGAACATCGTGCGAGGCACGACCTGACGCGCGTTGCGGGTCTCCTCGGCGACATCGGCACCGGACTCCACCCCGATCAACCCGAAGAACGGTCCGAGGGCGGCCGCCAGCCAGGCCAGCACGTAGGAGTTCTTGTCACCGGACTCGCCGCCGGTGAACAGCACCGAAATGGGTTGATGGTGTTCGGGGGCCGAGAACGCGATGACAGCGACCAGCAGCGTGGCGCCGACCGTGATGACGAGTTCGAGGCTGACGCCGATGTTGTTCACCATGGTCGCGAAGCGCACGCCGTAGATGTTGATCAGGACGCAGACGAAGACGACGCCGATGGCGAGCAGGATCTGAGCGCTCTGGCTCATGGTCCAGCCGAACAGTCCACCGAGATAACCGGACAGGATGAAGCCGACGCCGGTCATGCCGCAGACCCAGCCCATCAGCGCGATGAACCCGGTGAACCAGGCCAGGTCGGGCCCGTTGATCCGGCTGATCCACTGATACGAGTAGCCCGCGAGCGGCAGCTTCGCGGTCAGATCGGCGGCGATCAACGCCCACAGCGCGAACACCGCGCCGGCCAGCAGCAGCGTCCATACGAACGGCGCTCCCGCGGTGAAGTAGCCGGCACCGAAGCCGGTGAACACCGCGGTGGTGGCGCTGATGGTGGCGAAACCGATGGCGAACGAAGCCAGCTTGCCGACCGACCGGTCCAGCTTCTGGGTGTAGCCCAGCTCGGCCAGCTTGGCGTCTTCGGCGTCGAGCGGCTGGTGGGGGTTGGGTGAATGAGTGGGTGAAGCCAGTGCGTCGGTCATGATCACTCCAGGTCAGGTAAGGCAAGTGAACGACTGATGTAAGGAAATCGCCACCGGTCGGCTACCGGAAGTTCCATCTTTTGATGGAGTGATAACCGTGCTTTATCAGTGCTGCGTGGCGGGCACGGCCACTTCCTCGCCCTCCCCGAAATTCCATTCCCGCTGCACGTGCCTGATCAACGCGTCGGCCTGCGGGGTGATCGCGGCGGGATGCCACGCCAGCGCGACATGGCTGGCCGGCCGATCCACAATCGGCACGTAGACGATGCCCGGCCGGTCGTAGAACCGGGCCACCGACGACGTGGTGAAGCTGATGCCCAAACCGCGCGCGATCGACGTCGTCTCCGCCTCGTAGGTCGCCGCCACCGCCGCGATGGTCGGCGGACGGTTGCCCCGGGCGTCCATCGCGAGCCAGTAGTCCCGCCAGGTCCCCGCGGTGACCGGCGCGCAGACGATGGGATCGTCGAGCAGCTCGGCGATGTGGACCTCGGTGCGGTCGGCCAGCCGATGATCGCGCGGCAGGCACGCCACCCAGGTCTCGGAGTCCAGGATCAGCATGCGGTGCTCGGGCAGATCCACCGGCGGCCGGATGAGCGCGACATCGGTGGTCCCCGCCGCCAGCCCGGCGGTCGGGTCGGCGAAGTCGAATTCGATGGGTTCGACGCGGACGTCGGGGTACGCCGCCTCGAAATGCCGCACGATCCGGAACAGCAGGTCGGCACCGGTGCCGATGAGATATCCGACCCGCAACCGGCCCTGCCGGGTACCCGAGAGCGTCACGAGGTTGGCCACCACCGCGTCGACACCGGCGAGGGCCTGCTGCACCTGCGGCAACCAGGCCGCACCCAGATCGGTCAAGGCGACCTCGCGGGTGTTGCGGTTGAGCAGCACCACCCCGAACGCCTGCTCAAGCTGTTTGATGGCCGTCGACAGCGCGGGCTGCGTGATGAACAGCCGCTCGGCGGCACGCCGGTAGTTCAGCTCTTCACCCAGCACCGCGAAGTACCGCAGCTGACGCAGGGTGACGTCGGTCATGGCCGCGGGCGTCTAACCGAACTCCGGGACCGGATCGCCGGCGCGGTAGGCCTCGATGGCATCGAGGTGCTCGACGAACGCGTCGTGCCCGAACTCGTGGCTGTCGGTGCTGCCGACGAACACCACGCGCACGATCGCGCCGTCCTCGGCCGCGTCCAGCCAGAGCGAGGTCACGGGCAGGCCGTCATCGACCTCGGCACCGGACGGTTCGTAGAACCACGCGGCAACCTCGTCGCTGGAGGTTTCCTCGTCAAAAGTCCAGCCGCGCTCGGTGATTCGCTCGTCGAACTCGGCCAGGTCGGCCACGACGGCGTCCTGGATAGCCGACAGCTGCTCGACGACCTCCTGCGGTACCCAGCGCGAGTTCTGGGTCGCCTGCCGCTTCTTGCGACGGGCCTTCTTGCCGTCGGACGCCCGGGACACGCCTCAGCCCAGGGCCTGGTCGAGGTCGGCGATCAGATCTTCGGTGCCTTCCAGACCGATCGAGATCCGCACGACGCCGTCGCCCAGTCCGATCGCCGCGCGCCCTTCGGGCCCCATGGCGCGGTGGGTGGTGGTCGCGGGATGCGTGACGAGCGTCTTGGCGTCGCCGAGGTTGTTGGAGATGTCGATGACGCGCAGCTTGTCGAGCACCTCGAAGGCCCGGTCCTTGCCGCCATCGAGCTCGAAGGTGACCACGGTGCCGCCGCCGCGCATCTGCCGCTTGGCCAGGTCGTATTGCGGATGTGACTCCAGGAACGGGTATTTCACCCAGTTCACGCCCGCCTTGCTCTCCAGGAACTCGGCGACCTCAAGGGCCGACCGGTTGGAGTAGTCCACCCGAACAGCCATGGTCTCAAGGCCTTTCAGCAGCGTCCAGGCGTTGAAGGCACTGATCGCCGGGCCCGTGTGACGCATGAGCTTCTGCACCGGGCCGTCGATGTACTCCTTGTCGCCGAGAATGGCTCCCCCGAGTACGCGGCCCTGACCGTCGATGTGCTTGGTGCCCGAGTACACCACGACGTCGGCGCCCAGCGGCAGGCCCTGCTGCAGCAGCGGGGTGGCAAAGACGTTGTCCAGCACCACCTTTGCCCCGGCCGCGTGCGCCAGCTCGGACACCGCGGCGATGTCGACCAGCGACTGCATGGGGTTGGACGGCGTCTCGAAGAACACCGCCTGCGTCGGCACCGACAACGCCTTCTCCCACTGGGAGAGATCGTCGCCGTCGACGAACACCGCCTCCACACCCCACCGGGGCAGGATCTCGTTGCACACCACGAAGCACGAACCGAACAGGCTGCGCGCGGCCACCAGCCGGTCGCCGGCGCCCAGCAACGCGCCGAGCGCGGTGAACACCGCGGCCATGCCGGTGGCGGTGGCGAAGCACGCCGGAGCGTCCTCGATGAGCCGCAGCCGCTCCTCGAACATCGAGATGGTCGGGTTGCCGTAGCGCGAGTAGACAAATCGGTCGATCTCACCGGTGAACGCCTTTTCGGCGGCCGCCGCACTCTCGTAGACGTATCCCGACGTGAGGAACAGGCCCTCGGCGGTCTCCTCGAACTCCGACCGGAGCAGGCCACCGCGCACTCCGATGGTGGCCTGGCTGACGCCGTCGGGCAGCGGTGCGGGGATCCGCACAGATGGTGTTTCTGCTCCTCGCGTGCGCGGCGGCACAGATGGGTTGTCAGTCATGCCGTCCTCAACTCTGCTTCCAGGGCAAACCGACGGCCTTCCAACCGGTAGCGCCGCGGTGGCGGTTCTCGTCGAGGTTGCCCTCGAAGCCGTCGAGCACGTTGTAGGACGGGCCGTAGCCCGCTGCGGTCGCAGCCTCGGCGGCACCGATCGAGCGGTTGCCGGAGCGACACAGAAAGACCACCGGGCGGTCAGCGGAGTCGACCTTGCCGCGCAGATCGTCGACGAAAGCATCGTTGTGGCTGCCGTCGGTGTGATTCCACTCGATGTAGACCACGTCGCGGCCCAGCTGGCTCAGATCCGGAACGCCGACGAAGCGCCACTCGGCGTCGGTACGACAGTCCACCAGCACGGCGCGAGGGTCCTCGCTCAGCAGTTTCCACGCCTCCTGCGGCGTAATGTCCCCTGCATAGCTCACGGCCGTGAGTCTTTCACACCACCGCACACGCGCCATGCGCCGTCCTCGCGCACGAAGGTCGTCTCGGCGTCGAGCTTGGTGTCGGGTGCCTTGTCGAAGTGATAGACCACAGTGCCGGTGGCGCGGTCACCGTCGATGTGCACACCTGTCACGTCGTCGACGAACCGGGCGCCCTGCTTGGCCACCGAATCGCGTTGCCGGGCAAGGAAATCAGCCTCGGTGCCGCGTTGGTCGCGACAGGTGTAGTCGCCGAACGCGCTCCAGTTCTCCCGCTGCATGGCGTCGTTCTGCCCGACCGCGGCGCGTCCCACCCGCTGCTCCTCGGACAGGCCGTCACCACTGGACAGCACGTTGGCCACGGTAATGCCGATCACGACGAGCACAATGATGGCCAACGCCCCCAGAAACGGCGCCATCGTCGGCCGGTCGACCGGTTCGTCGGCCATCACGAGAAGAGCTTGCGCAGGGCGGTACCCACCCGACGGGCCCGGTCGCGCGCGACGATCACATCCGGCGCGGTGGCCAGGGCCATCCCGAGCCGCCGCCGGCCATCGGAGTCGTCGCCGCCGGCGAACAGCCGCACGTCGCTTTCCGAGGTGACCAAGGCGTCGGCGAGCACCGCGGCGACGGTGCTCGCGTCGGCGGATTCGGAGGTGCCGTAGCTGACCTCCGCCGCGGCAGGCGAAATCATGATGGTGTCGACCGCCAGACCGAGGATCGCCCTGGCGTGCAGCTCGAACTGGGTCAGTCGCTGCGAACGCACCGTGACCAGGCCGCTGTCCCCCGGACCGACGCGGACATCGGCGAAGTACACATCGTCACCCTGCACCAGCAGCTCGACGGCGAAGACGCCACGTCCGCCCAGCGAGTTGACGATGCGCGCGGCGATGGATTTCGCGCCGTCCATCGCCGCAGGCGCGAGCCGCTGCGGCTGCCACACCTCCAACACATCACCGTCGTCGTCACGGTGACCGATCGGCTCACAGAAGTGCACAGCCGGTCCGGCCGGGCCGGTCGTGCGGATGACGAGCAGCGTGATCGCGTGTTCGACCTCGACCACCGACTCGGCCAGCACCCGCATGACCCCGCCCGCAGCGGTCGCACGATCCCACGCCGGCTCGATGTCATCGGGACGCAGCAACACCGACTGGCCGTCCTCCAGCGAACCCGCGACGGGCTTGACGAGCAACGGGTATCCGGCGTGCTCGGCGACGGCGGTCAGCTCGTCGACCGACCCGGCAAACCAGAACGGCACGGTCGGCAACCCCAGCTCGTCGGAAGCCAGCCGCCGCAGGCCCTCACGATCCTGGCTGAGCCGGATGCTGCGCGGAGTCGGCAGCACCTCGGTGTCGCCTTGCTCGGCCACCGCGATCAACGCGTCGGCCGCGACCGCGCCGGACTCGGTCACCACATAGTGCGGACGCTCGCGCTCGATCAGCGCGGCGAGTTCTTCGGTGTCGTCTCCGCGGTCCGCCGCGACCACGGCAACGCCCAGCCGCTCGAAGGCCAGCGCCAGCTCACGGCTGGATTCACCGGCGCCCAGCATGAGCGCGGTGGTCCGCCGTGGCGCGGGTTCCTCAGGCAACGGCTCCGGCTCGCGCACGCGAGGAGCAATAACGGTGGAGGGTTCTGCCGGGGCATCGTCAGGCTCGGCGTCCGTCGGCTCGGCGTCCGTCGGCTCCGCGTCCATCGGCTCCGCCTCCGGCGGGGTCGCAGGCTCCACCGCCTCCGGAGCAGAAGATTCCTGCGCCGATTCGGCTTCTTCGGTCTTCTCGCCGGCCTCTTCGAGGGCTGCGTCAATCGAGTCACTCATCGCGCCACCAAGACTGCCAGATCGTCATCCGACGCGATGGTCGATGTAGCACCAACGCCAACTCTCGCCCGGTTCGGCCGACCGCATGACGGCATGCCCGCTCTGCTTGAAGTGTGCGGTGGCGTGGTGGTGCGGGCTGGAATCACAGCAGCCGACATGCCCACACGTCATACACATCCGCAGGTGGGCCCAGTTGTTCTCGCCGTCCTCCGCGCATTCCTGACACCGCCCGGGGGTAATCGGCTCGGGTTCGTCCACGGCGGCAGCGAGGTGCTCACACGTCGTGGGCACCGCGGTCGGCTCCTGCCGGCGTGATCTCCTCAACATGTTGATCAAGGATAGGACCGGACGCGAAGGAGGATCGACGACGTGGGTGTCTCACTCTTGGCAGCTCTCGTGGTCTCGGTGCTGCTGGCCGCGGTGGCCCGCCGCTGCGACGTTTCGGCGCCGTTGGCCCTCGTGGTGGCCGGGTTGGCCGCCAGTGCGGTCCCCGTTCTCCACGACGTCCACCTCGACCCCGAGCTGGTGCTGTACGTCATCCTTCCGCCGCTGCTGTGGTCCGCCGGGCTGGAGAGCAGCTACGTGGCGATGCGCAAGAACATCCGGACCATCGGACTGCTGGCGGTCGGGTTGCCGCTGGCGACGACGCTGGTCGTGGGGATCGTGGCGTTCCACACCGTGCCCGAACTGACCATCCCCGCCGCACTCACCCTTGGCGCGATCGTCGCGCCGCCCGACGCGGTGTCGGCCACCGCCATCGGCCGCAGGCTCGGGTTGCCGCGCCGCATCATGACCCTGCTTGGCGGGGAGAGCCTGCTCAACGACGCGACCGCCCTGACCGCGTACAAAGTGGCGCTGGCCGCGTCGATCGGCGCGGCGGCCACGTGGCAGCGCGGTCTTGGCACGTTCGCCTTGGCGGCGGTCGGCGGCATCGTGGTGGGCGTCACCCTGGGCATGGTCGTGCACTACATCCGCACGCGGCTCGACGATCCGCTGGTGGAAAGCGCGATCGGACTGGTGGCGCCGTTCACCATCTATCTCGTCGCCGAGGAGGTGCACGGCTCCGGCGTGATCGCGGTGGTGGTCGCGGCGCTGCTGCTGGGGCAACGGGAGACCGACGCCGGTTACGCGACCCGGCTGCAGGACACCGCGGTGTGGAAGGCGCTGCAGTTGGTGCTGGAGTCGTTCGCGTTTTTCCTGATCGGGCTGCAGCTGCCCAAGGTGATCGGCGAACTCACGGGCATCTCGGCGGCCACGCTGGCGATCT
It encodes the following:
- a CDS encoding O-succinylhomoserine sulfhydrylase; its protein translation is MTDNPSVPPRTRGAETPSVRIPAPLPDGVSQATIGVRGGLLRSEFEETAEGLFLTSGYVYESAAAAEKAFTGEIDRFVYSRYGNPTISMFEERLRLIEDAPACFATATGMAAVFTALGALLGAGDRLVAARSLFGSCFVVCNEILPRWGVEAVFVDGDDLSQWEKALSVPTQAVFFETPSNPMQSLVDIAAVSELAHAAGAKVVLDNVFATPLLQQGLPLGADVVVYSGTKHIDGQGRVLGGAILGDKEYIDGPVQKLMRHTGPAISAFNAWTLLKGLETMAVRVDYSNRSALEVAEFLESKAGVNWVKYPFLESHPQYDLAKRQMRGGGTVVTFELDGGKDRAFEVLDKLRVIDISNNLGDAKTLVTHPATTTHRAMGPEGRAAIGLGDGVVRISIGLEGTEDLIADLDQALG
- a CDS encoding rhodanese-like domain-containing protein, with the protein product MSYAGDITPQEAWKLLSEDPRAVLVDCRTDAEWRFVGVPDLSQLGRDVVYIEWNHTDGSHNDAFVDDLRGKVDSADRPVVFLCRSGNRSIGAAEAATAAGYGPSYNVLDGFEGNLDENRHRGATGWKAVGLPWKQS
- a CDS encoding Rv0361 family membrane protein, translating into MADEPVDRPTMAPFLGALAIIVLVVIGITVANVLSSGDGLSEEQRVGRAAVGQNDAMQRENWSAFGDYTCRDQRGTEADFLARQRDSVAKQGARFVDDVTGVHIDGDRATGTVVYHFDKAPDTKLDAETTFVREDGAWRVCGGVKDSRP
- the purT gene encoding formate-dependent phosphoribosylglycinamide formyltransferase; protein product: MSDSIDAALEEAGEKTEEAESAQESSAPEAVEPATPPEAEPMDAEPTDAEPTDAEPDDAPAEPSTVIAPRVREPEPLPEEPAPRRTTALMLGAGESSRELALAFERLGVAVVAADRGDDTEELAALIERERPHYVVTESGAVAADALIAVAEQGDTEVLPTPRSIRLSQDREGLRRLASDELGLPTVPFWFAGSVDELTAVAEHAGYPLLVKPVAGSLEDGQSVLLRPDDIEPAWDRATAAGGVMRVLAESVVEVEHAITLLVIRTTGPAGPAVHFCEPIGHRDDDGDVLEVWQPQRLAPAAMDGAKSIAARIVNSLGGRGVFAVELLVQGDDVYFADVRVGPGDSGLVTVRSQRLTQFELHARAILGLAVDTIMISPAAAEVSYGTSESADASTVAAVLADALVTSESDVRLFAGGDDSDGRRRLGMALATAPDVIVARDRARRVGTALRKLFS
- a CDS encoding UBP-type zinc finger domain-containing protein, with product MLRRSRRQEPTAVPTTCEHLAAAVDEPEPITPGRCQECAEDGENNWAHLRMCMTCGHVGCCDSSPHHHATAHFKQSGHAVMRSAEPGESWRWCYIDHRVG
- a CDS encoding Na+/H+ antiporter gives rise to the protein MGVSLLAALVVSVLLAAVARRCDVSAPLALVVAGLAASAVPVLHDVHLDPELVLYVILPPLLWSAGLESSYVAMRKNIRTIGLLAVGLPLATTLVVGIVAFHTVPELTIPAALTLGAIVAPPDAVSATAIGRRLGLPRRIMTLLGGESLLNDATALTAYKVALAASIGAAATWQRGLGTFALAAVGGIVVGVTLGMVVHYIRTRLDDPLVESAIGLVAPFTIYLVAEEVHGSGVIAVVVAALLLGQRETDAGYATRLQDTAVWKALQLVLESFAFFLIGLQLPKVIGELTGISAATLAISSAAVLTAVIVVRIVWVYCFAYLPRLLSAKLRAREPAPTPGQVFILAWAGMRGVVSLAAAFGVPATTLSGAPFPGRPQLVFLTFVVVVGTLLLHGLTLPWFIRMLGVQGNEEQADAIATAAAQDRAARAAADRLDELLAEQHASTDVPERAAEILRAWNTRRRNAAWERLGRDDADIGESPTSAFRRLRLEMLAAERKTFIAERDAGHIDDEVLRTVLRGLDLEEATLNRD